TGGTGTAGAGGACATTGGCTACCATGAGTTCCGGTGCGCTGTTGCCCAAACCACAGATGCGTGGTCTTCTGGCCAAGCGTCTGCGGGTTCATATTGTTGGCGCATTCATTGTGGCCCTGGGAGTTGCTGCTGCCTATAAGTTTGGCGTGGCTGAGCCAAGAAAGAAGGCATATGCAGAATTCTACAGAAATTATGATTCCATGAAAGATTTCGAAGAGATGAGGAAGGCTGGTGTCTTTCAGAGTGCGAAGTGATTTCAGAATGCAAAGAATTCTCTGGATTGCGCTCCATAGAAGTTCATTGCTGACCTGCGCTCCTCAACTATGAAACATGAATATGTGGGCTAAGGAGTAGTTTCTTTCAATAAACAGTAATTatatggacaaaaaaaaaaaagttcattgtggccggggaggcagaggcaggcagatttctgagtttgaggccagcctggtctacagagtgagttccaggacagccagtgctatacagagaaaccctgtctcaaaaaaaaaaaaaaaaaaaaaaaaaaaaaaaagttcattgtgGTACTGGGAGGTCCCCCAAGGCTGCCAAGCTCAGGTGTGTACTTTGGGCTGATAATCGAGCGGATAGGTGACCTTTGACTCTCTGGACCTCCCCCTGCCTGTAGAGAgatttttaatccagcaacatggctgctctgataGGGCATCATatccaaagatatgatccagACAGAATACAAACATGCCCTGGCTGGAATACAAGACACgcccttagtacacacatttaatccctaacaatgaaggtaaggttcgACTGCAGACGGAAGCACTCATGTCTGAAAGTGAAGTCTAATTGAGGGGCGGACAAAGTGATGgaccagagaaagatttgacagaatgggtCAGACATAGGATACGCCCAGCTCACAGGGAAACAGCACAGAAAAGAGAAGCTACTGAAGAGCAGAGGGGGTGGCAGGGGAGACAGTGGTGTGTAGAGGGTGGATCTGATGCTAAGGTCTTGTTTtccagttggttcttgatctatcaataaagatgtcaGGGGTCAATTGTTGggtggaaagaaagaggcaggtCTTGCGGTTCCTGAGAGGGGAGGTGAAGAgatgcagaggaagaaaaggttgttgttggttttttgttttttgtctttgttttaccaTGTTTTGGAGGCATAAAAGGTGAACAGCCTAGGGCGGATCTAGGGCAGAGCAGCCATAGGCCACTTCCTCAGGTGGGAGGTTAGAGTGTTGAGCTAGGAGTATTGGGAAGGACCAATAAGACAGGTTAAAATTGAacaatgtgtgtttgtgtttgtgttttttatccAAGGATCTAATATTCTCTGGGCAAGGGTTGGTAAGTGTGGCCTGTTCCcagagcttaaagcagggtagcaaaaactacacaCTACAGAGgtagtgtgtggtatgtggtgggtggtgggggtgtgtgtgtgtcagttttactgggacagtttcacagagacaggttagacacaggtgaaaacggaatgagccagagaatagGGAGCTAGAAGATCacaacagattgccaaagttagcatgaggccaggcagagcaattcagtcagaatcCAAGAGAAGCaggattgaatcagtcagcttggaagattagattatACAGAAGTTAGAAGATTCTAGGCCTAGGAATagaacagagggggaaaaaatgctctgggctcagcctacACTGTGAATTTGCACATCTTGGGTATGACTCTTGTCTCAATCCTTCATCTGAAGAGATAAAACCAACATTTACACCTGCCCTTACAGGACAATCCACTTGGAGTCATGAAGGAACTTGGATGAGTGTAGCGTGGTGAAAACACTGCCATATAAGGCACTGAGTTTGATCTCTCCAGCAAGATGCGTTTCAGAGCGGAAAGCACCTGATGGCCGGTAGACACAGGAGAAGGTCTAGGCATTACTAGTtcctggggaaatgcaaatccaagcCATAGTAACACTCCACACCCTGTCACTTtctaaaaggagagaagaggagctagagaaatggctgagCTGCCAAGAgcactgctctttttttttttttaagacttattttattattatatgtaagtacactgtagctgtcttcagacacaccagaagagggcatcagatcttattaaggatggttgtgagccaccatgtggttgctgggatttgaactcatgacctttggaagagcagtcagtgctcttacccgctgagccatctctccagccccactggtgctgctcttacagagactcaggtttggtttccagcacccacatgatggctcccaGTGACCTTAACTTCAGCCCCAAAAGATCTGACACCTCCTTCTGAACACCCATACTCATTTGTGCACACATcaacaacacatgcacacacatacacacacgacacaaagatacacagcacacacatacacatacaaaacacaaaccacacacatatacacaacacacatatacatacacaaacacatacacacataaacacacatataaacacacataaatgcacaacacaaagacacacagcacatatatacacataaaaaacacaaaacacacatatacatacacaaacacacatatacaaacacatcacacacatgtatatatacataaacaaacacagcacacacagaacaaaacacaacatgtacatacacacacacatactaatacacatg
Above is a genomic segment from Mus caroli chromosome 11, CAROLI_EIJ_v1.1, whole genome shotgun sequence containing:
- the LOC110305545 gene encoding cytochrome c oxidase subunit 6C, whose protein sequence is MSSGALLPKPQMRGLLAKRLRVHIVGAFIVALGVAAAYKFGVAEPRKKAYAEFYRNYDSMKDFEEMRKAGVFQSAK